Below is a genomic region from Candidatus Binatia bacterium.
TTCGTGTTCGACCGCGATGGTAAAGTGAGCGGAATCCGGGGCAGCGCCGTATCGAACGCGCTGACGGTGAGCTATGGATACTTCACACGGAGTTAGGCGAGTCGCCCGCCAATAGAGCCACCATATGTCTATGAACGCGACGTTCGTTCAGGTTGACGCAGTCGAGCTTGCGCGATTCCAGCGCGACCCGTCATTGGTCGAGGGACTGTTCCAAGGAGAGACCGTGATGCCCGATGTCTTCCTGAAGCTCTCGAAGACCATGGAGGATCGGGTGAGGACTGCCGGTCCGCAAATGCTGGCCGAAGGCCTTGCGCGGATGGATCCATCGCTGAGGGCGCTGCTCGCCGAGCGGCTCGGCAAAAAAGCCGGCGAAGTCCTTCAGGGCGACGATCTCTTGAAGTTTATGCAAGAACGGCGGTCCCGACTTTCGGCGCAGCAGCCAGATGTGCGCAAGGCGCGACCCACGCTGTCGCTCGACAAGGCGTGGCACGGCGTCCATTACCTTCTGTGCGGCGAGGTCGAACCCGGAGCGACGCTCTTGAGTCAGGCGGTCTTGGGCGGCACGACGCTCGGCGACGACGACGAGGGGTTCTCGGGCTACGGACCGGCCCGGTACTTCACTCCATCGCAAGTAGCGGAGATTGCGGAAGCGCTGAACCGCCCCGATCTCGAGGCGGAATTCGCCGCGCGCTTCGACCCCAAGCGGATGTCGGATCTCGGAATTTATCCGGGTTGGCAAGGCTCGGATGCGGACTGGGTCCTGGACGGCTTTCGCAGCCTACGCGATTTCTATTCGAAAGCGGCCGCCGACGGACACGCCGTCGTCACCTGTCTCGTCTAAATGCAAATACGCTATAGCGCCGGGCAGAGCTCACGGATCGCGGCTTGTGCATTCTTATCCGGCTTCCTGCCGATTGGATAGATGTAATCCGCGACCAGAACGTCGTCCTGTCGTTCTTTGGTAATCATCTCGAGGTTCATGTCCCTGCGACCGCTGATTACGTACACCACCGCTTTCGTGTACTGCGCATCATTGTCTCGACAGATCGTTATGTCGGTTTGAGCGACGCCGCGCGGGTCTTTGTAAGTCGCGCCGTTCAGGAGGCGTTGGTCGAGATCCGCGCCGGGAGGCATCGTGCTGAGCGACATGAACTCGCGGCGATCCGGCGACGCGAAGACGTCCGTTCCTAGGAGCCTGATATCCGAAGCCCAACCGGCCGGCGGACGGAAGTTGAGTCCTTCGGCCGGGTCTTTCGATAGCCCGCTGCACGCGTTGGCTCCCGATACCCCAAGCAGCGCGCCGGCTATGAGCACCGACCTCATACGGCGGGGCCATAGGTGCCGAAGCTCCAGATGTGACCCTCTGGGTCGCGCACGCCGAAATCGTGTGAGCCGTAGTCGGTGTCGCTGAGTTCGCGGACGAATTCGGCGCCGGCCGCTTTCGCGCGGGCATAGGCGGCATCGACGGCCTCCGGGCCCTCGAGCGCGATGTAGACTCCGCCGGTGACGCCGCCGAGACTCCGGGGACTCTTCCCGTAGGGATCGTCCTTGACGCTTCCGAGCATGATCAGATTGCCGGCAAGCTTCAACTCGGCGTGCACGACGCTCCCGTCGTCGTCGGCGCAGACCTCGTGTTCTTCGAAACCCAAGGCTCGCTTGAGCCAACCGATGGCCACGGCGGCGTCGTCGTAGCGGACGCTTGGATAGATGCTTTGCACGGTCATAATTTGTGTCTTATTCATACCCCTAGCATAACGCCTGGCTGGGACCGCGTCTTGGAAAAATGTTCTAGTGCTCGGCGAGGCTGGCGGACGCCGGATAGCGGTTGGCGGAGAGGAACTCCCCGGGCGACATCCGCGCGAACTCGGCGAAGTCACGATACATGTGCGGCTGGTCGTAGTAGCCGAGCTCCGCAGCCACCGTCGCGATGTCTTCGCCGCTGCCGAGCAGCGCGAGCGCGTGCTGAAAGCGGACGATTCGCGCGAAACGTTTGGGCGAGAGGCCGGTGTACTCGCAAAAGCGCTGCGCAAACTGTGCCCGCGTCACGCCCAGGACGGCGCCGAGCTTGTCCAATGACAACGCGCCGCGTTTTTCGCGAATCGATCGCGTAGCCCACTGCACCAACGCATCGCCGCGCGCCGTCCCAATGCGACGAGAGGTCCATCGTGCAGCGGCACGAACGGTGGCGGCGGCGTTCCGACCAGTGTTCCAAGCGGAGCTTTGCGCGGCGGCGGTGCAGCGTTCGCCCAGTTCTTGCGAAACAGTGCCGAGAGCGTCGCGCACGTCGATCGTCACGTCGAGCAAATCGGACATCGTTGACTGCAAGAACAGGGCCGCACCAAGCGGAAAAAACGTAACACCGATGACGCGACAGCGACCGGGTGGAGCAACGACCACCGAGGGCCGGGTGCGGAGTCCGTTGATGCAGATGGCGGGGAAAGGTTCCAAGGACTCGCTGTCGCCGTCGCGGTGCGGCTCATCGAGCATGACGATGAGCTCCGCGGCGCCATCGGGAAAGACGCGCTCGCGCGGATACGTCATCGTACCTTCAAAGTACCAGATGCGTTCGATCAATCCGGTGAGCGGCGAAGCGTACGGCGGCGACCATCGCGCCACGGTCCATCTACCAAGGGCCGACTCTTGGCTTTCGACGATCAGCCCGCGATATTCACTCTCCATTCGAAGCTCGCGCGGCGCTAGGCGCGATCGATGCGCCCCGAGTAGCAGCCCGGCTTGGCATTGTGTACGTGGATGTACGCGACCTTCGGATCGGAAAAGAAACGCTCGATGAGGGCTTCGATCGCGCGCCCCTCGACGAGGTCTGCGTCGAGCATCATATGGTCCACGTCGTATGCCCGTAGGCTCACGGGGCGAATCCGCATGACGTCGGGAATCTCATTAACGCGATCGTAACGTTGAGTGGCGCCCTCGCGGACGAAGATTGCGTGGCTCGACCGGTAGGGCGATGCGGCGTCCAGATGCGTGTAGTTCAGCAGTAGCGCGCGTTCTCCGACCTCGAGGTCGCGCATTTCGACTCGATCCGGGAAGCCGGGCGTATCTTCGACGACGTAGCGCAGCACTCCGTGGCTTGCCAACTCCGCGTCGCTTAGTCCGTAAAGGTGCTTGAAGGATTCCGGTGCGAGACCGGTGATGCGAAAGGATATCATCACGGACATTTTCGCACGGCGATCGGGATGAAACCATCGGGATCTTGCTCGATTTTCTTAGTCGATGGCGTAGAGCGTTCCCTCAGCGCTGCCCACGTACAACACGCCGTCGGCGATTGCCGGGGCTCCGACTATCGAACCCAATGTAAAGATTTTCGCGATCCCTATCGTAACGCCGTCGATGGTGTCGCTTGGATAAAACGTGTTCAGGTCGAGGTTGCCGTTCGAATCGAGGTGTGCCGCGCGGTTCTTTCGAGCGCCATCGGTTTGGAAAACGGCCCGGACTTCGCCGTTGCGAGCGTCCACTGCATAGAGCAAGCCGTCGAACGTTCCGTAGTATGCGACCCCGCCGGCGATCGACGGAGATGAATACGCAAAGGTCGCGTAGGGGTCTTGAAATAGGGTCTTGCCGCCGAACGCGTCGAGCGCGAAGAATTTGTGTTCGTCGGATGTGGTAAAGTAGACTGCGTCGTCGTATATCGCGGGCGTAGCTACCACCCAGCTCCCGAACTCGTCGTGCTTCCAGCGCAGCGCTCCATCGCGGGCGTCCAGGGCGTACAGATGGCTATCGCGGCAGCCGAAATAGACGATGCCATCGGCTACCGACGCCGAGCCCTGAATTCCGACCTGATTATGGATCTTTTGATCGTCGCCCGTCTGGAACTTCCAGCGCAGGGCGCCCGTCGCGGCGTCGAGCGCATAGAAGTTTCGGTCCCAACTGCCGACATAGAGCGTTCCACCTGCGATTGCCGGGGTCGCGTGCACGACGTTGCCGGTGGCGAACCGCCACCGAACGGCGCCGGTCCTCGCATCCAGCGCGTAGACATTGTGATCGCCGCTCCCAATGTACACCGTTTGGCCGACGATCGTCGGCGAGGAGACGAACATGTCGAAGGGGTCCGCCATCATTTGACCCGCAGGCTTGATTCCGTGTATGCCAGGCGCTTGAAAACGCCGCTCGCCGCCGGTCTCGAAACGCCAGCTCAATGTGCCGGTCTGTGCACCGACGGCGTAGACGTATCCGTCGGTGCTTGCAAAGTAGACCGTGTTATCGGCGATCGCCGGGGACGACGTTACCTCGCCCCGCGTTGCATACTGCCAGATTCGTCTGCCATCGGACTGGCGGACGGCATAAAGGCTGCCGTCGTTGCTCCCCACGTACACTGCTCCACCCGAAACGGCGGGCGAGGAGATGATGCTTCCGCCGGTTCGAAAGCGCCACCGCACGGAACTTAGCGTCGGTGCCCGAGATGCATAGACGCCGGAGTGCTCGGCATTTACCCGAAACATCGTGCTGTCGGCCGCGTCCGCATGAGGGATGCCCGCGCACCACACCGATAGGCTCGCCCAGCCGGTCAGCCACTGTCGCACGGAAAACATGATTGACGCCGATTGTAGCAGCTTATGTAAGCGCCATTTTCCAAAAAGGATCAATGACGGTCTTGCTTTGAAAGTCTTTTGAGAGGCCGACAGGCGATTTGCGGCGCTGCCCCCGAAAGTGATCTTGCAAGCGAAAGGAGCTATTGATGGCTAAGTTCTTGGTCCACGCCAGCTATACGCCCGAAGGAGCGAAGGGACTTGTGAAGAGCAGCGCCTCGCGGCGGCGCGAGGCCGTCGAGGAGCTCTGCAAGTCGCTAGGCGGAAAGCTCGAAACCTTCTACTTTACGTTCGGCGAGGACGACGCGGTGCTCATCATCGACCTGCCGGACGCCGAGGCCGCGCTCGCAGTCGGGTTTGCCGTTCGGGCCTCGGGGATGGTGCACAGCAAGACGACCGTGTTGATCCCCGTCGAAGAGGTGGATCGGGCGATACAGCGGCACGTTAAGTACACTCCGCCAGGCGCGTAGACGTCGCGAACGTGCCCGCTCCCGCTCGGCTTCTGGCGCTGCTCTTGCTTCTGCTCGCGATCGCACCGGCGGTGCCGCGTGCCGCGGCAGCGGGCGATGCGCCCACGGCGATTCGCGACGTCGTGAACCGCGTCATACCTACGCTGATGGCAAATGACGACATCCCGGGCGTTGCCGTCGGCATTACCTTCGCGGGCTCGGAGTACTTCTTCGAGTACGGCCTGGCCTCGAAGAAACCGAACCGGCCGGTGACGCGCGACACACTGTTCGAAATCGGATCGATAACCAAGACGTTCACTGCGACGCTGGCCTCCTGGGCGCAGGTCGAGCATCGCCTCGCCCTGTCGGACGAAACCGCGAAATATCTGCCGTTTCTGCACGGCAGCTCGTTTGGGCGGGTGAGTCTGATCGATTTGGGCACTCACACTCCGGGAGGCCTGCCGCTGCAAGTTCCCGCGGGCATCACGACCGAAGCTCAGCTGCTGGACTGGCTGAAGAAGTGGCGGCCTGCGTATCCGCCCGGCACGTATCGGACGTACTCCAACATCGGGATCGGGATGCTCGGTCTGATCACGGCCAAGAGCATGGATCGGGATTTTAGCGCTCTCGTCGAGCAGCAACTGTTTCCCGCACTCGGCATGACGAGCAGTTTCCTGACCGTTCCGACATCCAAAATGGCCGATTACGCAGAGGGATACGCCCAGGACGGCGGACCTGTCCGTATGTCACCCGGGGTGCTGTGGCCGCCGGCGTATGGCGTGAAGTCGACGGCCGCGGATCTGATACGCTTCGTCGAAGCCAACATGGGCCTGCTCGAGCTCGATGGCACGTTGCAGCGAGCCATCACCCAGTCACACATGGGGTACTTTCGAGCGGGTCCGATGATTCAGGACTTGATCTGGGAGCAGTACCCGTATCCGGTTTCATTGGAAGCGCTGCTGGAAGGCAACTCTCCCCATATGATCTTCGACGCAACGCCGGTCACGCGAATCAAGCCTCCTGAAGAACCCCGGGGCCGTGTCTGGATCAACAAGACCGGTTCGACCAACGGCTTCGGCGCCTACGTCGCCTTCGTCCCGGAAAAACGGCTCGGAATCGTGATCCTGGCGAATCGAAGTTACCCGATTGCGGATCGCGTAACCGCCGCGTATCGGATCCTTACGTCACTCACGAAGGAATAGCGGGCGGGAGCGCCAATCCGGCGGTTCCCGCAAAGAGTGAATCCACTGACTAGGAGGGTCTTTCGTCCGATGCAACTCGAGCCATATCTCTTCTTTACCGGCGGCAAGTGTGAAGAAGCGTTAAATTTCTATAAAAGCATTTTCAACGGCAAAATCGAGGAACTCTCGCGCTGGAAGGAGATGCCCAAGGACGCCGGCGGACCGCCGGTCACGCCCGAGACCGAGAACATGGTCATGCACGCGAACTTCAGATCTCACGGCGTGTCGTTCATGGCCTCCGACGC
It encodes:
- a CDS encoding YfbM family protein — its product is MSMNATFVQVDAVELARFQRDPSLVEGLFQGETVMPDVFLKLSKTMEDRVRTAGPQMLAEGLARMDPSLRALLAERLGKKAGEVLQGDDLLKFMQERRSRLSAQQPDVRKARPTLSLDKAWHGVHYLLCGEVEPGATLLSQAVLGGTTLGDDDEGFSGYGPARYFTPSQVAEIAEALNRPDLEAEFAARFDPKRMSDLGIYPGWQGSDADWVLDGFRSLRDFYSKAAADGHAVVTCLV
- a CDS encoding VOC family protein, which produces MNKTQIMTVQSIYPSVRYDDAAVAIGWLKRALGFEEHEVCADDDGSVVHAELKLAGNLIMLGSVKDDPYGKSPRSLGGVTGGVYIALEGPEAVDAAYARAKAAGAEFVRELSDTDYGSHDFGVRDPEGHIWSFGTYGPAV
- a CDS encoding helix-turn-helix domain-containing protein translates to MARWSPPYASPLTGLIERIWYFEGTMTYPRERVFPDGAAELIVMLDEPHRDGDSESLEPFPAICINGLRTRPSVVVAPPGRCRVIGVTFFPLGAALFLQSTMSDLLDVTIDVRDALGTVSQELGERCTAAAQSSAWNTGRNAAATVRAAARWTSRRIGTARGDALVQWATRSIREKRGALSLDKLGAVLGVTRAQFAQRFCEYTGLSPKRFARIVRFQHALALLGSGEDIATVAAELGYYDQPHMYRDFAEFARMSPGEFLSANRYPASASLAEH
- a CDS encoding DUF1203 domain-containing protein gives rise to the protein MISFRITGLAPESFKHLYGLSDAELASHGVLRYVVEDTPGFPDRVEMRDLEVGERALLLNYTHLDAASPYRSSHAIFVREGATQRYDRVNEIPDVMRIRPVSLRAYDVDHMMLDADLVEGRAIEALIERFFSDPKVAYIHVHNAKPGCYSGRIDRA
- a CDS encoding PQQ-binding-like beta-propeller repeat protein; this translates as MFSVRQWLTGWASLSVWCAGIPHADAADSTMFRVNAEHSGVYASRAPTLSSVRWRFRTGGSIISSPAVSGGAVYVGSNDGSLYAVRQSDGRRIWQYATRGEVTSSPAIADNTVYFASTDGYVYAVGAQTGTLSWRFETGGERRFQAPGIHGIKPAGQMMADPFDMFVSSPTIVGQTVYIGSGDHNVYALDARTGAVRWRFATGNVVHATPAIAGGTLYVGSWDRNFYALDAATGALRWKFQTGDDQKIHNQVGIQGSASVADGIVYFGCRDSHLYALDARDGALRWKHDEFGSWVVATPAIYDDAVYFTTSDEHKFFALDAFGGKTLFQDPYATFAYSSPSIAGGVAYYGTFDGLLYAVDARNGEVRAVFQTDGARKNRAAHLDSNGNLDLNTFYPSDTIDGVTIGIAKIFTLGSIVGAPAIADGVLYVGSAEGTLYAID
- a CDS encoding GYD domain-containing protein, whose translation is MAKFLVHASYTPEGAKGLVKSSASRRREAVEELCKSLGGKLETFYFTFGEDDAVLIIDLPDAEAALAVGFAVRASGMVHSKTTVLIPVEEVDRAIQRHVKYTPPGA
- the ampC gene encoding class C beta-lactamase translates to MLAIAPAVPRAAAAGDAPTAIRDVVNRVIPTLMANDDIPGVAVGITFAGSEYFFEYGLASKKPNRPVTRDTLFEIGSITKTFTATLASWAQVEHRLALSDETAKYLPFLHGSSFGRVSLIDLGTHTPGGLPLQVPAGITTEAQLLDWLKKWRPAYPPGTYRTYSNIGIGMLGLITAKSMDRDFSALVEQQLFPALGMTSSFLTVPTSKMADYAEGYAQDGGPVRMSPGVLWPPAYGVKSTAADLIRFVEANMGLLELDGTLQRAITQSHMGYFRAGPMIQDLIWEQYPYPVSLEALLEGNSPHMIFDATPVTRIKPPEEPRGRVWINKTGSTNGFGAYVAFVPEKRLGIVILANRSYPIADRVTAAYRILTSLTKE
- a CDS encoding VOC family protein, which codes for MQLEPYLFFTGGKCEEALNFYKSIFNGKIEELSRWKEMPKDAGGPPVTPETENMVMHANFRSHGVSFMASDATPGKTYGEGSISLSLGTGDVAEAERVFKSLAEGGSVEMPLTDMFWGAKFGMLTDKYGIDWMINCQTG